The Methanococcoides sp. LMO-2 genome segment CTCTTTCGGGCTTCTCATGTCAGGCTCGGAAACGATCTCGATAAGTGACATTCCGGAACGGTTGTAATCAATAAGTGTTCCCTTGGACTTCTCAATGGTTCCCATGTGCATCAGACGACCAGGGTCCTCCTCCATGTGTGCACGGGTGATCCTTACCACATGCTCCCCGTCCTCGCCTTCAATGACGATCTTACCGTTTCCGACAATAGGGAAATCATACTGGGTGGTCTGGAAACCTTTTGGAAGGTCAGGATAGTAATAGTTCTTCCTGTGGAACTGTGTCTGCTCCACGATCTCACAGTTAAGTGCAAGTCCGATCTTCATGGCAGCTTCCACTGACTTCTTGTTGATCACAGGCAATGCACCCGGAAGACCAAGACAGACAGGACATACATGAGTGTTTGGCTCTGCATCGTGGTATTTTGTAGAACATCCGCAGAACATCTTGGTGTTAAGCTTGTTCAGCTGGACGTGGACCTCAAGTCCGATCATTACACCATCGGGATTATCGTATACCATTTAGATCACCTCTGAAGGACGTGCTTTATTGTGATCGGTATTTTGTTCGAAGGCATATGCTGCACGCATGATAGTAGCTTCGTCGTACTGTTTTCCTATGATCTGCAGTCCAACAGGCAATCCATCGGAAAGTCCGCATGGCACTGATATGCATGGAACTCCGGAAAGGTTCATCGGGACAGTGTTCACATCGCTCAGGTACAGGGACAGTGGGTCCTCTACCTTCTCACCGATCTTGAACGCAGGCATTGGCATTGTTGGTCCCATCAGGACGTCCACACTGGATAATGCCTTCTCGAAATCCTGTTTGACAAGGGTGCGTACCTTCAGTGCCTTGAGATAGTACTTGTCCTGGTATCCGGCAGATAGGGCATATGTTCCAAGCAGCACCCTGCGCTGTACTTCCTTTCCGAAACATTCGGCACGTGTCCTTGAAGCCATTACATGCCAATTCTCACCATCATATCTTGGGCCGTAGCGAGTACCGTCAAACCTTGCAAGGTTGGATGATGCCTCGCTCATAGCAATGGTATAGTAAGCTGCAAGAGCATATTTTGTATGAGGCATGGAGACCTTCTCCCATGTTGCTCCCATTTCCTCGTACTTGCCGATAGCATCCATAACAGCCTTCTCGACGCCTTCGTCCACGCCTTCACCGAAGTACTCTTCGGGAACTCCGATCTTAAGGGCCTTTACGTCATCAACAAGTGAATCGCGATATTTCATTTCCCTGTCCATGGAAGTACTGTCACGGGGATCATACCCTCCTATGACATCCATTACAGTGGCGATGTCCTCAACACATGTTGCCATGGGACCGATCTGCTCAAGGGAGTTAGCATAGGAGATAAGACCAAAACGGGAAACAGCTCCGTATGTTGGCTTGAGTCCCACAACACCGCAGAATGCGGCAGGACAGCGGACAGAACCGCCTGTGTCAGAACCAAGTGAGATCGGGGCCTCACCTGCTGCCACAACAGCAGCACTGCCACCGGATGAACCTCCTGGCACTCTTTCAGTGTCCCATGGATTCAATGTGACACCATAACAGCTTGATTCTGTAGATGTGCCCATTGCGAACTCGTCCATGTTGGTCTTGCCGAGTATGACAGCTCCTTCTGCTTTCAGACGCTCGATCACATGTGCGTCATAGGGAGGGACATAGCCTTCCAGTATCTTTGAACTGCAGGTTGTAGAAAGTCCCTTTGTGGAAATGTTGTCCTTAATAGCGATAGGTACACCGGCGAGAAGTCCTTCACCCTCGCCCTTGTCGGCTTCCTTTGCCATCTCAATAGCACCGTCATAGGTGCATGTGTAACCATTGATGCTGCTTTTTGCGATCGTTTCAAGATAAGCAGCGGTAACCTCTTCTGCAGAGGTTTTAGAGATCTTCCTTTTAACATCAGATATGCTCAGCCATTCAGCCATGATTCCACCTCAAATGATCCTCGGTGCCTTGATGTAGCCATCCTTCTCGGATGCAGTGTTCGCAAGCACATCTTCCTGGTCAAGGGATGGTGTGACAACGTCTTCCCTGAAGACGTTCATGATATCTGCCACGTGATAGGTAGGCTCGACACCCTCGGTGTCCACCTCATCCAGCTGACCGAAATAATCCAGTACAGAACTTAACTTCACAGCGTAGTCCTCAGCATCCGCATCATCGATATCGATGCGGGCGAGCCATCCTACGTGTTCTACCTCGTCTTTTGTGATCATATTAGGTTCCTCAGATAATTGGGATAATAACATAGTGTGTTCTAATATGACTGATAGAAATCAAGTACTTAATATTAATATGTTGGGTTGTCAGGGCAGGTCAACAGTATCTGGCTGTGGGGTATAAGGAAAAGATGAAAAAAGAGAGAACTCCACAAGGGAGGGGATGTGCAGTAGAGGATATTATGGGACCCTTGTGAAGACAGACAGGAACACAAGTTGTATTTAAAGCAACTTTTCTCCTGCATTGGGACCCGGAGAGCAGTCATAGACATCTGTGATCTTCATCACAAGAAGGCTTTTTGCCGGTGCCTGTGCCATCTTGGAATGGACGATCTCCTGCATCTTCTCGAAATCCGGTCCGCTGGTCTTTAACTCAACATCACCTTTGATCTGGAAAGATCCTTTTGTTTTTGGACCCCATATATAGATAGAAACCTTCGGGTTCTCCATTACGTTGGAAAGGGACTTTTTCATGAAGTTGTCCGCTATCCATATAGTACTGTCATCGACCAATGAGACAAAACCGATAGGAACAACGTTTGGGACACCGTCCTTTGAGGCAGTTGCAACAGGGAATACCTGTATTGTGCTGATCGCTTCTTTCATTTCTTCTGTAATTGTTACCATGTTGATCACCACAGGTACTTAATACATGCATGTTAATATAGAAAACCGTTACAAAAATATACTGAAACTCATCAAAGTACACATTTCTAACTGAAAAAGAGAAAAACAGTTGCAAGAGCGTGAAAATATGACCGAACAGAAACTGATCGTAGAAGAAATATCCCTGATTCATGAGGAAATTTCCGGGCTTCGTAGTGAGCTGAACCGTTTCAGGGGGGAAGTTGCAGGTAGCCAGACCAATTCATTGCTCTATGAGTTCAGGAACCAGTGTGCTGTGGAGATGGTCAATGGATCCCTGGAGAATGCCTATGAACTCATCGGGAACGAGAAGAAGGAATGTCCTATGCAGACAAAATGTATTCCGCATTTAGTTCATTTTTTTGAAGAGCTGGCAGACTATACCAAAAATGACCAAATCACCGGGGAAAATATTGAAAAGATGCGCCAGGGTTTTGAAAAATTAAGAGAAATGGCACCATACGACCATTGTTCCAACTGTATACAAAAGGCTGAAGGATACTTCGATCAGCAGGTGGGAATGTTACAGACAATAGGAGTCTACCAGAACGAGAGCAACATGCAATTGCAGGTTCAGAACCTCCATGAAGATAAGGTTGCCAACCTGATAGGGGACCCTCTGAGCAGTTCAGTGCGTATCCGTATCCTGAAGGCACTGTATGAGGAAGGAAAGACTTTTACCGAACTCTCAAAGCTCACAGAGCTCCGCGGTGGGAACCTCCTCTTCCATCTGGAAAAACTCCAGAACAAAGGAATGATAAGGCAGCGTGGTGAAAGAGGTGAATACCAGATCAGTTTACAGGGTTATGAAGCCCTCAATGCCATGGCTGAACTTGTGGAGAAATTAGGTGTGAACTACAGCAAGACAGGATCTATCTGACCTCCTAACCGCAGAAGCCATTTTGAGTCAGGGCAGATATTGCAAGTCGAAAATAAATATGGAAAGGAATTGGAAGATCATAGCATATTTCCAGAGGAGATCTATTGGAAATGCGTAAAACCACATCTTTTAAAACTATTTTTAATTAGATGTTTATTTTTGATTTTTGAGAATATCGGGCACATAAGACATCATAAATGATAGCAATTTTAAATAAAACAATAAATATACATGTAAAGATTAGTATGCTATTTTTATTAATGGTCATATATAAATACCAGTATGACCAATTTTTAATTGGGAATAAAGGAAGGTGGTACGTATGAGACTTAGTTCAAACTTCAGGTTGGAACTCTCGAGCTCACCTTGGGGAACGATCTCAATTTCCTTTGTCGAGATCGATGAGGATCCTGAAAAGCCCCCCTAACGTATTTTTAATTCAGGGCAGACAAGCTTCCCTACAGGACAGTTAAATTACTGCAGTTTTTGATATTTTCTACTTTAATTTTTTCGTTTTTGATCTTTTATTTTCTTAGCCGGAATATGATAACTACAGCAGAACTGTGATGCCAGGACTACCAAAAAAAGCCAGTTCGAAGTAACATTGGAAGCAATAGAAATTAAAATAGAAAAAGACAAATATATCCATTCAGGAGAATCCCTGAATGGATGGTTTCACAGGATGAATCTTAAAAAACAATGGAGGTTCAGGAGTCATCCTGCATGTCCATATCTATTTTTAACAGGTTACTGCTATCAATTCTGCCATCTGCACCAATGCTGATGGAAAATGCAATTGCAGAAGATTCTTCTGCGCTGGGCTGTACATAGAGTAAAGTTCTGTTATCCATATTTAGACCTCATTTGTTCAAAAATTTAGATGTTTTAAGCTGCTTTTCCGGGATCAGTTATGACGGTTATACCCATGCCCGGAATAGATACGATAAAGGCGCCTTCTTTTGATGGTACCGTCATCGTTCACTATCGAAGAAAAAACGACTGCAGGGTCTATACCAACCTGTGGTTTGTATAAGACCATGTTACTCAAAAGATATCCGTACTTATATGCATCTACTATATTCTCAGTTGTATCTGCCATATTCTTCAGTCCCCAAATATTTACACATTATATTCTTTAACCGGGTCAATGCATGCCAGCAGAATGGAGACCGTTGTTGAGAACCCCCACGAGGACCCAATCTGCAACCCCCATACACAGACCTTGTTACTATGTTGGCATTTTGAGTATAAATAATATTGCATCTGGATAATTAGTATTATCTTTGAAACTAACTAAGTGGTTTAGTAATAACAAAAAACTTCAACACTCACAAAGAGATCAATACTATCGCTGCCAAAGCAAGCACAACCCCGATCCACTGAATTGAAGACAACCGCTCTTTCAGAACGATCCATGCAAGCAGCACCGTGCTTCCCGGATACAGGGATGCAACAACTGTTGCGATATCCAGTCTGCCAGCCTGGGAAGCCAGTGCAAAGAAAAGATTGCCACTGGCATC includes the following:
- a CDS encoding pyridoxamine 5'-phosphate oxidase family protein, giving the protein MVTITEEMKEAISTIQVFPVATASKDGVPNVVPIGFVSLVDDSTIWIADNFMKKSLSNVMENPKVSIYIWGPKTKGSFQIKGDVELKTSGPDFEKMQEIVHSKMAQAPAKSLLVMKITDVYDCSPGPNAGEKLL
- the gatC gene encoding Asp-tRNA(Asn)/Glu-tRNA(Gln) amidotransferase subunit GatC; translated protein: MITKDEVEHVGWLARIDIDDADAEDYAVKLSSVLDYFGQLDEVDTEGVEPTYHVADIMNVFREDVVTPSLDQEDVLANTASEKDGYIKAPRII
- the gatA gene encoding Asp-tRNA(Asn)/Glu-tRNA(Gln) amidotransferase subunit GatA translates to MAEWLSISDVKRKISKTSAEEVTAAYLETIAKSSINGYTCTYDGAIEMAKEADKGEGEGLLAGVPIAIKDNISTKGLSTTCSSKILEGYVPPYDAHVIERLKAEGAVILGKTNMDEFAMGTSTESSCYGVTLNPWDTERVPGGSSGGSAAVVAAGEAPISLGSDTGGSVRCPAAFCGVVGLKPTYGAVSRFGLISYANSLEQIGPMATCVEDIATVMDVIGGYDPRDSTSMDREMKYRDSLVDDVKALKIGVPEEYFGEGVDEGVEKAVMDAIGKYEEMGATWEKVSMPHTKYALAAYYTIAMSEASSNLARFDGTRYGPRYDGENWHVMASRTRAECFGKEVQRRVLLGTYALSAGYQDKYYLKALKVRTLVKQDFEKALSSVDVLMGPTMPMPAFKIGEKVEDPLSLYLSDVNTVPMNLSGVPCISVPCGLSDGLPVGLQIIGKQYDEATIMRAAYAFEQNTDHNKARPSEVI
- a CDS encoding winged helix-turn-helix domain-containing protein gives rise to the protein MTEQKLIVEEISLIHEEISGLRSELNRFRGEVAGSQTNSLLYEFRNQCAVEMVNGSLENAYELIGNEKKECPMQTKCIPHLVHFFEELADYTKNDQITGENIEKMRQGFEKLREMAPYDHCSNCIQKAEGYFDQQVGMLQTIGVYQNESNMQLQVQNLHEDKVANLIGDPLSSSVRIRILKALYEEGKTFTELSKLTELRGGNLLFHLEKLQNKGMIRQRGERGEYQISLQGYEALNAMAELVEKLGVNYSKTGSI